The Nitrososphaerota archaeon genome has a segment encoding these proteins:
- a CDS encoding V-type ATPase subunit yields the protein MKVISSGSNITYPVTKSYALKGTLLSQSMLQSLAESRDLADLITKLKATPYSDAASRIQQPYSGYKIELAAREHVSSLHYSLMKVYPDADVFYAYYMKYIIGDLKTVLKGKAIGRSYEEIQRYLDMRAEELIRRRDLIARAVAAASLDEVVTMLRGTEFYKVIDNAVKTYRSTQKTDVFDVFLDKALYEGILGATMKKALKPLVSIDVDSYNVLAVLRAKSWDISQTQIRSLIAEPTFYAPKNILERMIAAATVADAIRYLTTTRYRNLLPKSSENDAVMISALEEAFKRLSYKKAASSFLWDAFGESVALSLVRLKELEARNISAIAFGVEHGLSSKAIMQKLVYA from the coding sequence TTGAAGGTTATCAGCAGCGGCTCGAACATTACATATCCGGTAACCAAATCGTATGCCCTAAAGGGTACCCTGCTATCTCAGTCGATGCTTCAATCTCTTGCAGAATCCAGAGACCTAGCGGATTTAATAACAAAACTCAAAGCGACGCCCTATTCTGATGCAGCTTCAAGGATTCAGCAGCCCTATTCTGGATACAAGATTGAACTTGCGGCAAGGGAGCACGTTTCTAGCCTTCATTATAGTTTGATGAAGGTCTATCCTGATGCGGATGTCTTCTATGCCTATTACATGAAGTACATTATAGGAGATTTGAAGACTGTTCTGAAGGGCAAGGCGATTGGAAGGTCTTACGAAGAAATCCAAAGGTACCTCGACATGCGTGCCGAAGAGCTGATAAGAAGGAGAGACTTGATCGCAAGGGCAGTTGCTGCTGCAAGCCTAGACGAGGTTGTTACCATGCTCAGGGGTACAGAGTTTTACAAAGTCATTGACAACGCTGTTAAAACGTATAGGAGCACGCAAAAGACGGATGTCTTTGATGTCTTCCTAGACAAGGCTCTGTATGAGGGAATACTTGGCGCTACTATGAAAAAGGCATTGAAGCCTCTAGTTTCAATTGATGTTGATTCCTATAATGTTCTTGCAGTTCTAAGGGCAAAGTCTTGGGACATTTCCCAAACACAGATCCGCTCTTTGATCGCTGAGCCTACCTTCTATGCCCCAAAGAACATTCTGGAGCGCATGATAGCTGCAGCAACGGTTGCCGATGCTATTAGGTATCTGACAACGACACGATATAGGAACCTTCTTCCTAAAAGTAGTGAGAATGACGCTGTTATGATATCTGCACTCGAAGAGGCTTTCAAGCGCCTTAGTTATAAAAAAGCGGCAAGTTCTTTCTTGTGGGATGCATTCGGGGAGAGCGTAGCACTGAGTCTCGTCAGGCTCAAGGAATTAGAGGCGAGGAATATCTCAGCGATAGCATTCGGCGTAGAACACGGACTGAGCTCTAAGGCGATTATGCAGAAGCTCGTCTATGCTTAG
- a CDS encoding transcription factor: protein MDNRQTRRMLERMGINFEPINDVQEVIIRTKEKDIVVKEASVSEVKAKGTRMFQVVGENIEEIAREKPKFTQEDVLLVAQQTGVSPERARAALEESGGELAQAILKLTS from the coding sequence ATGGACAACAGGCAGACTAGGAGAATGCTTGAAAGAATGGGCATCAACTTCGAGCCTATCAACGATGTTCAAGAGGTTATCATAAGGACGAAGGAGAAGGACATTGTTGTTAAAGAGGCAAGCGTCTCCGAAGTCAAGGCAAAGGGGACGAGGATGTTTCAGGTAGTTGGAGAGAACATAGAAGAGATAGCCCGAGAGAAGCCCAAGTTTACTCAAGAAGATGTTCTGCTAGTTGCTCAGCAGACAGGAGTTTCTCCTGAAAGGGCTAGAGCTGCTTTGGAGGAGTCTGGGGGAGAGCTTGCCCAAGCTATCCTCAAGCTCACATCGTAA
- a CDS encoding vacuolar H+transporting two-sector ATPase F subunit, translated as MKIVAIGGRSFVSGFMLAGIEGVEVVDSKQVLGDVKRLMMNREVALILVSDALSKEIRDELTDIRSKNPVPLIYEIPAPGSKQEKVEYRELIKKVLKVG; from the coding sequence ATGAAAATTGTCGCTATAGGAGGCAGGAGCTTTGTTTCTGGTTTCATGCTGGCTGGCATTGAAGGAGTGGAAGTTGTAGACTCCAAGCAGGTTCTTGGAGATGTCAAGCGATTGATGATGAATAGGGAGGTAGCCTTGATACTTGTCAGCGACGCCCTCTCCAAGGAGATAAGGGACGAGCTTACTGATATAAGGTCTAAGAATCCAGTACCTCTAATCTATGAAATTCCCGCTCCGGGAAGCAAGCAGGAGAAAGTTGAATATAGAGAGCTGATCAAGAAGGTTCTGAAAGTAGGCTAG
- a CDS encoding twin-arginine translocation signal domain-containing protein, translated as MGESEKQPPAKSRRNFIVAGILALGAAVAGLVLGRDYLSPPQQQAQQAPPPPQQEAPTP; from the coding sequence ATGGGGGAAAGCGAAAAGCAACCTCCAGCTAAGTCAAGAAGGAACTTTATCGTAGCAGGTATACTCGCACTCGGCGCAGCGGTAGCAGGTCTAGTTCTCGGGAGAGACTATCTTTCACCTCCGCAGCAGCAGGCTCAGCAAGCACCTCCGCCTCCTCAGCAAGAGGCACCAACCCCTTAA
- a CDS encoding dienelactone hydrolase family protein — translation MQPPPQPAPAPPKPEVPKKFTLNQIVGEAIKYPGEAGDMLAYEARPKFDAQFPAMIIIHENSGLLEHFKDIARRYAMEGFVAVAVDFLSRAGGSKGDDLARENQMAQSRMSDTMVQSDIDSTIRYLKSKSYVKGDKIGVTGFCWGGRQSTIAALRSREIAAGVPYYGFPVNARPSEIQSINPIELVPQSTAAILAHFGASDRGIPLTQVEEFRKSLQDNNKTFELYIYEGAGHAFFNDSRDALYNEAAAKLSWERN, via the coding sequence GTGCAACCACCTCCGCAGCCAGCTCCTGCACCTCCAAAACCTGAGGTGCCAAAGAAGTTTACCCTTAACCAAATTGTTGGAGAGGCAATAAAGTATCCCGGCGAAGCCGGTGACATGTTAGCATACGAGGCAAGGCCGAAATTCGATGCACAGTTCCCTGCCATGATAATAATACATGAAAACTCAGGTCTGCTAGAACACTTCAAAGATATTGCAAGGAGGTACGCGATGGAGGGCTTCGTTGCAGTAGCAGTTGATTTTCTGTCTCGTGCTGGAGGCTCAAAGGGAGACGATTTGGCAAGGGAGAACCAGATGGCTCAATCCAGAATGAGCGATACGATGGTGCAAAGTGACATCGATTCAACGATAAGATACCTCAAGAGTAAATCGTATGTCAAAGGAGACAAGATAGGCGTTACAGGGTTCTGCTGGGGTGGTAGGCAGTCTACCATAGCTGCCCTGCGGAGCAGGGAAATCGCTGCTGGGGTTCCGTATTACGGCTTTCCGGTAAATGCAAGACCAAGCGAAATACAGTCGATAAACCCAATAGAGCTCGTACCTCAATCAACAGCGGCAATACTTGCACATTTCGGAGCATCTGACAGAGGAATACCGCTCACACAGGTTGAAGAGTTCAGGAAATCTCTGCAGGATAACAACAAAACTTTCGAGCTTTACATCTATGAAGGCGCTGGACATGCGTTCTTCAATGATTCAAGAGATGCATTATACAACGAAGCAGCGGCAAAGCTATCGTGGGAAAGAAACTAG
- a CDS encoding MBL fold metallo-hydrolase → MSDEERNKPLVYHFWCIKGERESIIVDTGIAPEHKDGIIGYISPATLLEHIGVDAKKVEKVIITHLHQNHFSDIYLFDNADFYVQEEDFRSQAKRIAERRFMREKALLSEKMQEDLKDISCLQRVHYVNGEEKIIDGVTCHLVGGHTPGMQVVSAETENGRAVICSDLAYLFRNLSEETPVGSFWNLHQTCEGLHKSSR, encoded by the coding sequence ATGAGCGACGAAGAAAGAAACAAACCCCTAGTTTATCACTTCTGGTGCATAAAAGGAGAAAGAGAGTCCATAATAGTAGACACAGGCATAGCACCAGAGCATAAAGATGGAATCATAGGATACATATCTCCTGCCACTCTGCTGGAGCATATTGGTGTCGATGCGAAGAAGGTAGAAAAGGTCATCATAACCCACCTGCATCAGAATCACTTTTCAGACATCTATCTTTTCGATAACGCTGATTTTTACGTTCAGGAGGAGGATTTTCGTTCACAGGCTAAGCGAATAGCGGAGAGAAGGTTCATGCGGGAAAAAGCCCTGCTATCAGAGAAGATGCAGGAAGATCTTAAGGATATTTCATGCCTGCAAAGAGTTCACTATGTAAATGGCGAAGAAAAGATAATCGACGGGGTAACATGCCATCTGGTAGGAGGCCATACTCCGGGCATGCAGGTGGTTTCTGCAGAGACCGAAAACGGCAGAGCCGTGATCTGCAGCGATCTGGCGTATTTGTTCAGGAACCTGAGCGAAGAAACTCCGGTTGGTTCGTTTTGGAACTTGCATCAGACATGTGAAGGTCTGCACAAGTCAAGCAGATAG
- a CDS encoding flippase-like domain-containing protein, whose protein sequence is MISIIAYTLFFGVSISDITAVGPAAFLLASAVSIVRLFVQGVRFHELSKGINGTTRINASNTTIARMASEFTDLVVPSYAGGELVKIPWLTKKGFSLGQAILIAYLEVLFDVVIGGLISIIAALYLLTRGIYIPALILLALSFLWIGFFTIVPWLVSRGKGAVPKTVVKIMSSIIGAKRAELLASKLSEVAVQSSQAAGIFFRAAKGIVVKVLLLTVIMVVLAGTIFWVIALGSGLQIDLITSILAVYVSYTFGAIPLTPGGSGLSEGGLGLFTSSLYGGQLWVAIVAWRIVSYHVPLLATGMALLYLARKSFQNS, encoded by the coding sequence ATGATTTCTATCATAGCTTACACTTTATTCTTCGGAGTTTCAATTTCAGACATAACTGCTGTTGGCCCTGCAGCTTTCCTTCTTGCCTCTGCTGTGAGCATTGTAAGGCTATTCGTTCAGGGAGTAAGGTTTCACGAATTGTCCAAAGGGATCAATGGCACTACCAGAATCAATGCAAGTAATACCACAATAGCCAGAATGGCTTCGGAATTCACCGATCTCGTGGTTCCTTCGTACGCTGGTGGAGAACTGGTGAAAATCCCTTGGTTGACCAAGAAAGGTTTCAGTTTAGGACAAGCAATTCTTATTGCTTACCTTGAGGTTCTTTTTGATGTTGTCATTGGAGGATTGATTTCTATAATAGCGGCCTTGTACCTTCTTACAAGAGGTATCTATATCCCAGCACTTATCCTGCTGGCACTTTCGTTTCTATGGATAGGTTTTTTCACCATTGTACCTTGGCTGGTTTCAAGAGGTAAAGGAGCTGTACCCAAGACAGTTGTCAAAATCATGTCCTCAATTATCGGAGCTAAAAGAGCGGAATTGCTTGCCAGTAAACTAAGCGAAGTTGCAGTTCAAAGCTCCCAAGCTGCAGGGATATTTTTTAGAGCCGCAAAAGGAATAGTCGTAAAGGTTCTGCTCCTAACAGTCATTATGGTTGTGCTTGCAGGGACTATCTTCTGGGTAATTGCTCTTGGTAGTGGATTACAAATAGATCTGATTACTTCCATACTTGCGGTTTACGTCTCCTATACTTTTGGAGCAATCCCTCTGACTCCCGGGGGTTCCGGGCTAAGCGAAGGTGGATTAGGTTTGTTTACCTCAAGCCTATACGGAGGGCAGCTCTGGGTTGCTATAGTAGCATGGAGGATAGTTTCGTACCATGTACCGCTTCTGGCTACAGGAATGGCTCTGCTTTATCTGGCAAGAAAGAGCTTTCAAAATAGCTAG
- a CDS encoding glycosyltransferase, with amino-acid sequence MKHADGLQISVGIPSYNEGTSLVNLIDKILSAKLPSGIRLLEVIVSDDSDDGTHLMLARFATNKTVRLFHHDGRRGVSAAWNEILAESKGDIIVLIDADTIPSDDFLAKISSKAIESKTGLVAANSAPMTPISFFAKASFFVGLWLQEVRRSFETNPFTVIGRGLALKREVAKKIILPTGLLSPDLYISCRVKELGYGIQYAEDAVVYFRPTTSARDFASQVIRAYVGHRQLYRYSRITLQRVPFRDLITKALGIARRYPIDALATALAYMLLPFSLPRVIGGASNYLWDASKSSKLKF; translated from the coding sequence ATTAAACACGCAGATGGTTTGCAAATAAGCGTAGGAATCCCGTCTTATAACGAAGGAACATCCCTAGTGAATCTAATAGATAAGATACTCTCTGCAAAATTGCCATCAGGTATAAGACTGCTTGAAGTGATTGTTTCTGATGACAGCGACGACGGAACTCATCTCATGCTGGCTAGATTTGCTACCAATAAGACTGTAAGACTCTTCCACCATGACGGGAGGAGGGGGGTTTCAGCAGCGTGGAACGAAATTCTCGCAGAATCCAAAGGCGACATTATAGTTCTAATTGATGCAGACACAATACCCTCCGATGACTTCCTTGCCAAAATTTCCTCCAAGGCGATCGAATCTAAAACTGGATTAGTAGCAGCAAATTCAGCTCCAATGACTCCAATAAGTTTCTTTGCAAAGGCATCGTTCTTTGTAGGTCTATGGCTCCAAGAAGTTAGAAGATCATTTGAAACAAACCCTTTCACTGTTATAGGAAGAGGTTTAGCACTAAAAAGGGAAGTTGCAAAGAAGATCATTCTCCCTACGGGTCTGCTTTCACCAGATCTGTACATCTCATGCAGAGTCAAAGAGCTTGGATACGGGATCCAATACGCGGAAGATGCCGTAGTTTACTTCAGACCTACAACATCAGCAAGAGACTTTGCGTCACAAGTTATCAGAGCGTACGTAGGACACAGGCAGCTCTATAGATATTCAAGAATTACTCTGCAAAGGGTCCCGTTCAGGGATTTGATTACAAAGGCTCTTGGCATAGCCAGACGGTATCCTATTGACGCCCTAGCAACCGCTCTAGCGTACATGTTGTTACCATTTTCGCTTCCAAGAGTTATCGGAGGCGCATCGAATTATCTGTGGGATGCCTCAAAGTCCTCAAAACTAAAGTTTTAA